Proteins from a single region of Corylus avellana chromosome ca11, CavTom2PMs-1.0:
- the LOC132166478 gene encoding NAC domain-containing protein 104-like: MYRMGDGPSTTVKLPPGFRFCPTEEELVLHFLFPKASLLPCHPDIIPDLDLCIHDPWELQGKALSSESIYYFFNKVTENRATKSGYWKELHIDKPVFTSAGNKVGIKKYLLFFIGDAPAGFETAWMMQEYHLCNYGACSEVVVCRVHERKGNLEECFCYSDDEDNGTELSSPDEMFLSIMDDLDEISFAQLV; this comes from the exons ATGTATAGGATGGGAGATGGCCCTAGTACTACTGTCAAACTTCCTCCTGGTTTTCGATTCTGCCCAACAGAAGAAGAACTTGTCCTTCACTTTCTCTTTCCCAAGGCATCACTCTTGCCATGCCATCCAGACATAATTCCTGATCTTGATCTTTGTATCCATGATCCTTGGGAATTACAAG GCAAGGCATTGTCAAGTGAAAGTATATACTACTTCTTCAACAAGGTGACAGAAAATCGAGCCACAAAAAGTGGGTATTGGAAGGAATTGCACATCGACAAGCCTGTCTTCACAAGTGCTGGAAACAAAGTGGGAATCAAGAAatatcttcttttcttcattggTGATGCTCCAGCTGGTTTTGAAACTGCTTGGATGATGCAGGAATATCACCTTTGCAACTATGGG GCGTGTAGTGAAGTGGTTGTATGCCGAGTTCATGAGAGGAAGGGCAATCTTGAAGAATGCTTCTGCTACAGTGATGATGAAGATAATGGAACAGAGCTTTCAAGCCCAGATGAAATGTTTCTGTCAATTATGGATGATCTTGATGAGATAAGTTTTGCCCAACTAGTATAG